AGCACCTGTTAAAGCCAGCTTATAGCCTACTTCTTGGTCTTCAAACTTAGGCCATAAAATTCCTGGTGTATCTAGTAATTCTAGTTCCTTGCCGACTTTTATCCATTGTTGCGCCTTTGTCACACCAGGCATATTGCCTGTTTTCGCAATATTTTTCTTTGCTAAGCGATTAATAAGTGTGGATTTTCCCACGTTTGGAATTCCAACAATCATTGCTCTAATGGCTCTCGGCTTCATCCCTCTTGACTTCATGCGGTCAAATTTTTCTTTTAATATTTCTTGTGCCGCCTTGGTCACAAGTTGTAGTCCTTTTCCTTCAAGCGAATTGATTGCCACTGCTTTATGGCCATGCTGTGCAAAATATTCTACCCATTTGCGTGTTTCGTGCTCATCCGCCATATCTGATTTATTTAAAATAAGTAGACGCGGCTTTTGGTTAATGACCTCATCAATCATCGGATTTCTCGAAGATAATGGTAAGCGAGCATCGATTAATTCAAATATAATATCTACTAGCTTTAATTTTTCTGTTACTTCACGGCGTGCCTTCGCCATATGCCCTGGAAACCATTGTATAGTCATTTCTATACCTCCTAAATAAGAAAAGCGCATTCGCCCAATTCAGTGCGAATGCCTTAAAATCGAATAAGAAAACGTATGCTCTTAGACGTCAAGAAAGGGAGTATTAGCCCCCTTTCAAACATTACTTCACAATTTTAATATCACTATACGGCCAGAAAATAAGGCTTGTATTACCTATAATTTCTTTTTGATCGACAATACCTATGTGACGGCTATCTTTACTATATCGACGATTATCGCCCATCACAAATACATAGCCTTCTGGAATTACATCATGCAGTGATGCATCAATGTCATTTAACGTAAAATCTTCCGTTAATGTACCTTCAGTAATTTCAGCTTTGTATGCATCTAAATAAGGCTCATCTATCGGTTCTCCGTTAATGTATAACTGATCGTCTTTATATTCCAATGTTTCACCAGGTAAGCCAATTACACGTTTAATGTAGTTTTTTTGCTCTGGTGCATGGAACACCACGATATCAAAGCGCTTAGGCTCTCCAATTTTATAACCAATTTTGTTGACAATCATTCGGTCGCCATCTTCAAGGGTTGGCATCATGGACTCACCGTCAACTGCAATTGGTGTAAATAAAAAATAACGAATAACTGCTGCAATCGCAAATGCAATTAAAAGAGCCTTTGTCCATTCCCATAATTCATTCTTTTCTTTCACTTGTTTTTCCATTATGAATTGCCCCCTTGTCTATCTTCATTTTAGATGATTATTATTTAAGATGACAAGCAAAAAGAAAAGGAGCTTGCAATACAAGCCCCTCACTTTTAAGTCATAATTATCGAATTTCTTTAATACGAGCAGCTTTACCACGTAGGTTACGTAGGTAGTAAAGTTTAGCACGACGTACTTTACCACGACGTACAACTTCTAAGTTAGCGATTTTTGGTGTGTGTACAGGGAATGTACGTTCAACACCTACACCGTAAGAAATTTTACGAACTGTGAAAGTTTCGCTAATACCGCCACCACGACGTTTGATAACTACACCTTCGTATACTTGGATACGTTCACGAGTACCCTCTACTACTTTCACGTGTACCTTAACAGTATCACCAGGACGGAAAGCTGGTAGATCAGTGCGAAGCTGAGCTTTAGTAATTTCTGTAATAATGTTTGACATTGTTTTCTCTCCTTAGACAGATGCTCTTGCACGCAATGTATGCCACAGCGGAACACCGTAATTCAGCACTTCACATAGAAGCACAGATTAGATGTTATCACATATATGGCATGCAAGCAAGCATCTTTATTGTTGTTTTTTAAGTTTTTCCAAATACAATTTTTGCTTGTCTGTTAATGGATAATGCTCGAGTAAATCAGGTCGACGCTCGAATGTTCTTTTTAACGATTGTTCTTCGCGCCATTGTTCGATTTTCGCATGATTGCCTGATAATAATACTTCTGGTACTTGCATGCCTCGGAATTCAGCAGGTCGCGTATAATGTGGATGTTCTAACAGACCCGTTGAAAAAGAATCTTGGATATGGGAATCTGCTTGTCCCAACACGCCAGGTAACAGGCGTACGACACTATCGATAACCGTCATCGCACCTAACTCACCACCTGTTAACACAAAATCACCAATCGATATTTCATCGGTAACGAGGTGCTGACGAATGCGTTCATCGTAGCCTTCGTAGTGACCACATAAGAACACTAATTCACTTTCTTGCGCTAGCTCTTCCGCTTTTTTTTGGGTGAAACGTTCACCCTGCGGACACATTAAGATAATACGTGGCTTTTTACCCGCTGTAATAGCCTCTACAGCACTAAACATCGGCTCTGGCTTTAACACCATCCCTGCACCGCCACCATACGGATAATCGTCTACCTGATTATGCTTGTTGCCAGAAAACGCACGAATATCTGATACTTCTAGCTTTACAGCCCCTTTTTCTTGAGCTTTTTTTAGTATCGATGCACCAAATACACCCGAAAACATATCTGGAAATAGACTTAATACGTGAATATGCATCATAGTAAGCCTTCCATCACATGAATAACAATTTTCTTTTCTTCCACATCAATATTTTTGACGATGTCTTCAATATATGGAATGTAATGCTCTTTTTTAGCACCCTTCACTACCCACACATCATTGGCAC
This genomic interval from Lysinibacillus sphaericus contains the following:
- the ylqF gene encoding ribosome biogenesis GTPase YlqF, translating into MTIQWFPGHMAKARREVTEKLKLVDIIFELIDARLPLSSRNPMIDEVINQKPRLLILNKSDMADEHETRKWVEYFAQHGHKAVAINSLEGKGLQLVTKAAQEILKEKFDRMKSRGMKPRAIRAMIVGIPNVGKSTLINRLAKKNIAKTGNMPGVTKAQQWIKVGKELELLDTPGILWPKFEDQEVGYKLALTGAIKDTITNMEDLAVYGLRFLSTHYPTRMEERYGFQFMHDDLVETFDHIGKLRRVFGAGGEIDYDQVAQLIVRDIRGLLLGKLTFDFVDEQLEKEAIQQ
- the lepB gene encoding signal peptidase I, whose translation is MEKQVKEKNELWEWTKALLIAFAIAAVIRYFLFTPIAVDGESMMPTLEDGDRMIVNKIGYKIGEPKRFDIVVFHAPEQKNYIKRVIGLPGETLEYKDDQLYINGEPIDEPYLDAYKAEITEGTLTEDFTLNDIDASLHDVIPEGYVFVMGDNRRYSKDSRHIGIVDQKEIIGNTSLIFWPYSDIKIVK
- the rplS gene encoding 50S ribosomal protein L19; this translates as MSNIITEITKAQLRTDLPAFRPGDTVKVHVKVVEGTRERIQVYEGVVIKRRGGGISETFTVRKISYGVGVERTFPVHTPKIANLEVVRRGKVRRAKLYYLRNLRGKAARIKEIR
- the trmD gene encoding tRNA (guanosine(37)-N1)-methyltransferase TrmD codes for the protein MHIHVLSLFPDMFSGVFGASILKKAQEKGAVKLEVSDIRAFSGNKHNQVDDYPYGGGAGMVLKPEPMFSAVEAITAGKKPRIILMCPQGERFTQKKAEELAQESELVFLCGHYEGYDERIRQHLVTDEISIGDFVLTGGELGAMTVIDSVVRLLPGVLGQADSHIQDSFSTGLLEHPHYTRPAEFRGMQVPEVLLSGNHAKIEQWREEQSLKRTFERRPDLLEHYPLTDKQKLYLEKLKKQQ